Proteins encoded within one genomic window of Candidatus Peregrinibacteria bacterium:
- a CDS encoding helix-turn-helix domain-containing protein, with protein sequence MIDTEENLFGRKEAANFLEISTRTLDRHVKSGRMNPVRKNGMLFFHKSDLLHLKSTDEIQNPHIVSIASHSQHTASDASSINKYKILWEATKENLAEKEKLLLTLHHQVGYLESELKNSVPLLESKNSQMEVEQTVTFLKNKLHQTRIGKALFMVLFFLSLTACFIILLTLQRGS encoded by the coding sequence ATGATCGACACAGAAGAAAATCTTTTTGGACGAAAAGAAGCGGCCAATTTTCTTGAGATTTCTACAAGAACATTGGATCGGCATGTAAAATCGGGGAGAATGAATCCCGTTCGCAAAAATGGAATGTTGTTTTTTCATAAATCCGATCTCTTGCACCTTAAATCAACAGATGAGATTCAAAATCCGCACATAGTGAGCATTGCGTCTCATTCACAACACACGGCTTCTGACGCGTCTTCCATAAATAAATATAAAATTCTGTGGGAGGCAACAAAAGAAAATCTTGCAGAAAAAGAAAAGCTCCTCCTCACCTTGCACCATCAAGTGGGATATTTGGAATCTGAACTGAAAAACTCAGTTCCACTCCTCGAATCAAAAAATTCTCAAATGGAAGTGGAGCAAACCGTCACATTTTTGAAGAACAAACTCCATCAGACGAGAATTGGAAAAGCGCTCTTCATGGTGCTCTTTTTTCTCTCGCTCACTGCTTGTTTCATCATTCTTCTCACCCTGCAGAGAGGTTCATAA
- the greA gene encoding transcription elongation factor GreA: MTTKKSVKSAKKSKSSARPQKVPPKKVLIPKVLPKSILPKDILAPSVTENSVGKDAVLITEDGLSALKQELEFLTTEKRREVARRLKEAISYGDLSENSEYEEAKNEQAFIEGRILELEKKVKNAKIIASAKAGVARIGSTVVLSNSKTKEEEEYTIVGSTEADPMSARISNESPVGSAVLGKKKGDSIIVNAPGGKFEYVIMKLK, translated from the coding sequence ATGACCACAAAAAAATCAGTAAAAAGTGCGAAAAAATCAAAATCATCTGCACGTCCTCAAAAAGTACCTCCAAAAAAAGTGCTCATTCCAAAAGTTCTTCCAAAGTCCATATTGCCAAAGGATATTCTCGCTCCTTCAGTCACAGAAAATTCTGTAGGAAAAGATGCTGTTCTTATCACGGAAGATGGACTTTCCGCTTTAAAACAGGAACTTGAATTTCTCACGACGGAAAAGAGGCGAGAGGTAGCGAGAAGGTTGAAGGAAGCAATTTCGTACGGCGATCTTTCCGAAAACTCCGAATATGAAGAAGCAAAAAATGAACAAGCATTTATTGAAGGTCGTATTTTAGAGCTCGAGAAGAAGGTAAAAAATGCGAAAATTATTGCTTCCGCAAAAGCCGGAGTAGCGAGAATTGGATCGACAGTAGTCCTTTCAAATTCCAAGACCAAGGAAGAAGAAGAATATACCATTGTTGGATCAACTGAAGCGGATCCAATGTCAGCAAGAATTTCGAATGAATCCCCTGTTGGATCAGCGGTTCTTGGGAAAAAGAAGGGAGATTCAATTATTGTAAATGCTCCGGGAGGAAAATTTGAGTATGTCATCATGAAATTGAAATAA
- the rpoD gene encoding RNA polymerase sigma factor RpoD has protein sequence MAKHTTFIRQPTKEELGEFPPEVQELIQKGRSHGFVTQQELMKAIPNAEDDLDLLDKVYTIFLELGIEVIDVRDTLIWDSQQVLGAEEKQKKAPAKKKKVEEEGDEEQVFDEKKEMEETEEDADYDFFEDAQEEEKAPEKEKPGEEPEEAEEKPEEEALTRQQIALSEISNDSVRMYLSEIGRVPLLKAEEEVSLAKRIEKGDAAAKQHLAEANLRLVVSISKKYIGRGLSFLDLIQEGNIGLFRAVEKFDYKRGFKFSTYATWWIRQAITRAIADQARTIRIPVHMVETINKLTHTKRRLMQELGRDPTVEELSAEMDLEVKKVRHILKISQDIVSLEAPVGAEEDSKLGDFIEDSDSISPVESTSRQILKENIHSMLMYLSPRERKIIEMRFGLLDGVSHTLEEVGKEFGVTRERIRQIEAKVLQKLRDHPTSVKIKDGDIAQKKGKVISFKNTPAGSDLLQELEMMTKKRRDFSPTLKSSEKHKKNM, from the coding sequence GTGGCCAAACATACCACTTTTATCAGACAACCTACGAAAGAAGAGCTTGGAGAATTTCCTCCTGAAGTTCAAGAGCTTATCCAAAAGGGTCGTTCTCATGGCTTTGTGACACAACAAGAGCTCATGAAGGCAATTCCGAATGCAGAAGACGATCTCGATCTTCTCGATAAAGTCTATACTATTTTTTTGGAGCTCGGAATTGAGGTAATTGATGTAAGAGATACTCTTATTTGGGATTCTCAGCAAGTTTTGGGAGCTGAGGAAAAACAAAAAAAAGCACCTGCAAAAAAGAAAAAAGTAGAAGAAGAAGGAGATGAAGAGCAGGTATTTGATGAAAAGAAGGAAATGGAAGAGACAGAAGAAGATGCGGATTACGATTTTTTTGAGGATGCTCAGGAAGAAGAAAAAGCGCCGGAGAAAGAAAAGCCGGGAGAAGAGCCTGAAGAGGCTGAGGAAAAGCCAGAAGAGGAAGCGCTCACTCGGCAACAAATTGCTCTTTCTGAAATTTCAAATGATTCTGTTCGGATGTATCTTTCTGAGATCGGAAGAGTTCCGCTCCTCAAGGCAGAAGAAGAGGTGAGTCTTGCAAAGCGCATTGAGAAGGGAGATGCCGCAGCGAAACAACATCTCGCCGAGGCGAATTTGCGTCTTGTTGTTTCAATTTCTAAAAAATACATCGGCCGTGGACTTTCTTTTCTGGATCTCATTCAGGAAGGAAATATCGGTCTGTTTCGAGCAGTAGAAAAATTTGACTATAAACGCGGTTTTAAATTTTCCACGTATGCCACTTGGTGGATTCGTCAAGCAATCACGCGTGCTATTGCCGATCAGGCTCGTACGATCAGAATTCCGGTGCACATGGTGGAAACCATCAACAAATTGACCCATACCAAGAGGAGGCTTATGCAGGAACTTGGGCGAGATCCTACCGTTGAGGAACTCTCGGCAGAAATGGATTTAGAGGTGAAAAAAGTGCGACATATCTTGAAGATATCTCAAGATATCGTTTCACTCGAAGCTCCTGTTGGAGCGGAAGAAGACTCGAAACTCGGAGATTTTATTGAAGACAGTGATAGTATTTCCCCGGTAGAATCGACTTCTCGACAGATTTTGAAGGAGAATATTCATTCGATGCTCATGTATCTTTCCCCAAGAGAGAGAAAGATTATCGAAATGAGATTCGGACTGCTCGACGGAGTTTCTCATACACTTGAAGAAGTGGGAAAGGAGTTTGGCGTTACCAGGGAACGTATTCGTCAGATTGAAGCAAAAGTTCTCCAAAAACTCAGAGATCATCCAACAAGTGTAAAAATTAAAGATGGAGATATCGCTCAAAAAAAAGGGAAAGTTATTTCGTTTAAAAATACTCCCGCCGGATCTGACCTTCTTCAAGAACTTGAAATGATGACCAAAAAAAGAAGAGATTTCTCTCCTACTTTGAAGTCTTCCGAAAAACATAAAAAAAATATGTAA
- a CDS encoding DNA primase: MDAIQDIKSRLSIVDVVEKYVPLKKAGRNLKGLCPFHNDHAPSLLVSPEKGLAWCFACQNGGDMFAFVEKIEHVDFSEALKILANMAGIQLTSYSTKKSESPDQKIRMLSLLEETQNFFRENYQKNVRVQEEVAKRNISEAVLTKFGIGYAKDDFHALEKYLLSKNYSHKEMLEVGVVSQKDDTPGEVYDRFRKRITFPIFDLHGSLVGFGGRIFEKGDPKYLNSPETELYKKSSLLYGMNFAREAIKKTDFCLVVEGYYDVIACHNAGIENTVAVSGVALSEEHVKIIHRFTKNIVFAFDADSAGVAATKRGIQTAIQGGSHIFILEIPDGKDPDEALRNAPEKFISALGQRKPVMEYLFEKNFEGKNTENVEDQKNILEEFFSFIVLFPSEIEKNFYLKRLAERLQTSELILQKEYGKFAKSPLERRWKEKNPSSDEEEILSHEKVSPFSYLVGAICAFPELFPIIRDRLLIGLIGENSLEKRFYNSLEEEYNVSGVLDPEKLVRKLPQDEAKKIELITLFFEGQNDHLPEESREETVRKIVKTLNKSLIVNEQRKAAQMLKQASKGSTLEKELLKKLHDLTRLVARF; the protein is encoded by the coding sequence ATGGATGCAATCCAAGACATTAAATCCCGGCTTTCCATTGTAGACGTGGTAGAAAAATATGTTCCGCTCAAAAAGGCTGGACGAAACCTAAAAGGACTCTGCCCTTTTCATAATGATCATGCTCCTTCACTCCTTGTCAGTCCAGAAAAAGGACTCGCGTGGTGTTTTGCGTGCCAGAACGGAGGCGATATGTTTGCATTTGTTGAAAAGATAGAACATGTCGATTTTTCGGAAGCGCTGAAAATTCTCGCAAATATGGCGGGAATTCAACTCACTTCTTACTCCACGAAAAAGTCAGAGTCTCCTGACCAAAAAATCAGAATGCTCTCGCTCCTTGAAGAAACCCAGAATTTCTTCCGAGAAAATTATCAAAAAAATGTCCGCGTACAGGAGGAAGTAGCAAAACGGAATATTTCCGAAGCTGTTCTCACAAAGTTTGGAATCGGATATGCAAAAGATGACTTCCACGCTCTCGAAAAATATTTGCTTTCAAAAAATTATTCGCATAAGGAAATGTTAGAAGTCGGCGTTGTGAGCCAAAAAGACGACACTCCCGGGGAAGTGTATGACCGATTCCGAAAACGCATTACTTTCCCTATTTTTGATCTCCACGGCTCACTTGTCGGATTTGGAGGACGAATTTTTGAAAAAGGCGACCCGAAATATTTGAATTCCCCTGAAACAGAACTTTATAAAAAAAGCTCTCTTCTCTACGGCATGAATTTCGCTCGTGAAGCCATAAAAAAAACAGATTTCTGCCTTGTGGTCGAAGGGTATTATGACGTGATTGCATGTCATAACGCGGGAATTGAAAATACGGTAGCAGTAAGCGGCGTCGCTCTTTCAGAAGAACACGTCAAAATCATCCACCGATTTACCAAAAATATCGTATTTGCTTTTGATGCCGATTCTGCAGGAGTGGCGGCAACAAAACGCGGAATCCAAACGGCAATTCAAGGAGGATCTCACATTTTTATTCTCGAAATTCCTGATGGAAAAGACCCAGATGAAGCGCTCAGAAATGCTCCTGAAAAATTTATCTCGGCACTCGGTCAGAGAAAACCGGTAATGGAGTATCTTTTTGAAAAAAATTTTGAGGGAAAAAACACAGAAAATGTGGAAGATCAAAAAAATATTCTTGAAGAATTTTTTTCATTTATCGTTCTTTTTCCGAGCGAAATCGAGAAGAACTTTTATCTCAAAAGATTAGCAGAACGGCTCCAAACATCCGAACTGATTCTCCAAAAAGAATATGGAAAATTTGCAAAATCCCCTCTTGAAAGACGATGGAAAGAAAAAAATCCCTCTTCCGACGAAGAAGAAATATTGTCTCACGAAAAAGTATCTCCCTTTTCATATCTGGTGGGTGCTATTTGTGCTTTTCCAGAGCTTTTTCCAATTATTCGCGATCGACTCCTTATAGGTCTCATTGGAGAAAATTCTCTCGAAAAAAGATTTTATAATTCTCTCGAGGAAGAGTACAATGTTTCGGGCGTTTTGGACCCAGAGAAACTTGTACGCAAACTTCCTCAAGATGAAGCGAAAAAAATAGAACTCATCACTTTGTTCTTTGAAGGACAAAATGATCATCTTCCGGAAGAATCTCGTGAAGAAACTGTCCGGAAAATAGTAAAAACGCTCAACAAGTCACTCATTGTGAACGAACAAAGAAAAGCGGCCCAAATGCTGAAACAGGCCTCGAAAGGGAGTACCCTAGAAAAAGAACTCCTGAAAAAACTCCATGATCTCACCCGTCTTGTCGCACGTTTTTAG
- the rplL gene encoding 50S ribosomal protein L7/L12, whose amino-acid sequence MSNDAKTLPELSKDGEKILELVEKLTVLDLAAVVKHMENKFGVSAAAPVAVAAAGGGTAGGDAQEVKDTFDVILKSGGQAKINVIKVVREITGLGLKEAKDLVDGAPKAVKEGIKEADAKDMQKKLQDAGAEVELK is encoded by the coding sequence ATGTCAAACGATGCAAAAACTCTCCCAGAACTCTCTAAAGATGGAGAAAAAATTCTTGAGCTCGTAGAGAAGCTCACAGTTCTCGACCTTGCTGCAGTAGTTAAACACATGGAAAACAAGTTTGGTGTTTCTGCTGCTGCTCCAGTCGCAGTCGCTGCTGCCGGCGGTGGCACTGCAGGTGGTGACGCTCAAGAGGTAAAAGATACATTTGATGTCATCCTCAAATCTGGCGGACAAGCAAAAATTAACGTGATCAAAGTTGTTCGCGAAATTACCGGACTTGGACTCAAAGAGGCAAAAGACCTCGTTGATGGTGCTCCGAAGGCAGTAAAAGAGGGCATAAAAGAAGCTGATGCGAAAGATATGCAGAAAAAACTTCAAGATGCAGGCGCAGAAGTAGAACTCAAATAG
- a CDS encoding 50S ribosomal protein L10 — protein MLLTHFDTFQNHQNKSTKSKKLAFPSKSSYTLPAFSKTVGILASLEKDQPRDKRRFIKNFLLITVFVKCTKTFYFLYAANAKGGDIMAVTRQQKEEILSGLVDKFGRSKSVVFAKNLGLTVNEISDLRKALRVHGVEFVIAKKTLFQKAAEANGISGFTQETIGGPVGAAFSYQDPIISSKILAKFAKTNEKIEMSIGIMDKKLMSALEVLTLSRLPSREELLAKFLGSLVAPLSGFVGIGRNLLGGFVRALDQVRAQEEIAG, from the coding sequence ATGCTATTGACACACTTCGATACCTTCCAGAACCACCAAAATAAAAGTACAAAATCAAAAAAACTTGCATTCCCCTCCAAATCCTCGTACACTCTCCCCGCTTTCTCAAAGACCGTTGGCATCCTGGCAAGCCTGGAAAAAGACCAACCGAGAGATAAGAGAAGATTCATCAAGAATTTTCTCCTCATTACGGTCTTTGTGAAATGCACAAAGACTTTTTATTTTTTATATGCAGCAAATGCAAAAGGAGGTGATATCATGGCTGTAACACGGCAACAAAAAGAAGAAATTCTCAGCGGACTTGTCGATAAATTTGGACGTTCAAAATCCGTAGTATTTGCAAAGAACTTGGGACTCACCGTGAATGAAATCTCTGATCTCCGAAAAGCTCTCCGTGTGCATGGGGTTGAATTCGTCATTGCCAAAAAAACACTGTTCCAAAAAGCCGCAGAAGCGAATGGTATCAGCGGATTTACTCAGGAAACAATTGGTGGTCCAGTTGGAGCCGCATTTTCATATCAAGATCCTATTATTTCTTCAAAAATTCTTGCAAAATTCGCAAAAACGAATGAAAAGATCGAAATGAGCATTGGAATTATGGACAAAAAACTCATGAGCGCATTAGAAGTTCTCACACTTTCTCGCCTTCCTTCACGCGAAGAACTTCTCGCAAAATTCTTGGGGTCTCTCGTGGCTCCTCTTTCCGGATTTGTGGGAATTGGAAGAAATCTCCTTGGCGGATTTGTGAGAGCGCTTGATCAAGTGCGGGCACAGGAGGAAATAGCCGGATAA
- a CDS encoding type II secretion system protein: MKIRRETAGFTLIEVLVSLFLVGGILIGMSSYLSFLVDARVKNQIIAEVESQGTHVMNLIEQEIRNAQGISTPILGAENATLFLDDFTAANDPTLFSIANGGIVLSEGAPPTVSILTSSKVEASNLNFANVSRLSTPGVIRASFTLSYINTSGNPELSYSKNFETSVNVRTP; the protein is encoded by the coding sequence ATGAAAATCCGCCGTGAAACTGCCGGTTTTACTCTTATCGAGGTTCTTGTTTCTCTCTTTCTTGTGGGAGGAATTCTCATAGGAATGTCTTCCTACCTTTCTTTCCTCGTCGATGCGCGCGTGAAAAATCAAATTATTGCGGAGGTGGAAAGTCAAGGAACGCATGTCATGAATTTGATCGAGCAAGAAATACGAAATGCACAGGGAATTTCGACTCCGATTTTGGGAGCTGAAAATGCCACTCTTTTTTTGGATGATTTTACTGCAGCCAATGATCCCACTTTATTTTCGATTGCGAATGGTGGCATTGTACTCAGCGAAGGAGCTCCACCCACCGTCAGTATTTTGACATCTTCAAAAGTAGAAGCATCAAATTTGAATTTTGCAAATGTTTCACGACTGAGTACTCCCGGAGTAATCCGCGCGAGTTTTACGCTGTCATACATCAATACTTCCGGAAATCCGGAACTGAGTTACTCGAAAAATTTTGAAACTTCCGTAAACGTCAGAACTCCGTAG
- a CDS encoding type II secretion system protein — protein MKKSPAFTLVEVLISITVIAIISLMASPLYSMIRVRNNLELAANVVAQNMRRAQILAEASREDSDWSIRVEPGKVTIYKGNDFETRDASFDEVSELSSDITPQGVLEVTFSEFSGLPNATGILTFVSNENETHIITIGAKGSIHS, from the coding sequence ATGAAAAAATCCCCCGCATTCACGCTCGTAGAAGTGCTCATTTCTATCACTGTTATTGCGATCATTAGCCTTATGGCATCACCGCTCTACAGTATGATCCGGGTAAGAAACAATCTCGAACTTGCGGCAAATGTTGTGGCACAAAACATGAGACGTGCCCAAATACTGGCTGAGGCTTCGAGAGAAGATTCCGATTGGAGTATAAGAGTAGAACCGGGAAAAGTGACCATTTATAAAGGAAATGATTTTGAGACGAGAGATGCGAGCTTTGATGAAGTCTCTGAGCTTTCTTCAGATATTACTCCTCAAGGTGTTCTCGAAGTAACATTTTCCGAATTTTCTGGCTTGCCGAACGCTACAGGAATTCTTACGTTTGTTTCGAATGAAAATGAAACCCACATCATCACCATCGGCGCAAAAGGCTCGATCCATTCGTAA
- a CDS encoding sugar transferase, translated as MKKGDIAILLFRVPLDFASVSVAWILAYFLRPLTDLLPWVQFNFAAGDLPLWSFFFPFLVTTAFAFVFLLFFLGYYRFDENFEPVREIFRLIFATFLWGMLIVAWYALFRHELIFSRVMLFQAMIFSVLFTFFSRTFLRWLQMIFWKAGKNHKKIILFGNSQSVATIKSILQKFPQFEIVEEFSEKEIHELSKGHYEADELWRCEPKTSENTARILQEICTEKHLFFRFVPQENNMAFARLEISLFGKTPLILAVPALPRVGDRVGKRIFDILASLILVLLLSPIFLLVSFLIFVTSRGPIFYKSKRIGAYGKSFIMWKFRSMYPNADKFKKHLSSKNHRDGPLFKVKNDPRITPIGRFLRRISFDELPNLMNVLRGDMSLVGPRPHLPEEVEKYEVSHKRVLMMKPGVTGLSQISGRSDLPFAEEIRLDIYYLENWSFWLDIKILLKTVLVVLSRKGAD; from the coding sequence ATGAAAAAAGGAGACATTGCCATTCTACTTTTTCGCGTACCGCTTGATTTCGCGAGTGTTTCGGTGGCGTGGATTCTGGCCTATTTTTTAAGACCACTGACAGATCTCCTTCCATGGGTGCAATTTAATTTTGCAGCCGGAGATTTGCCCCTCTGGTCATTTTTTTTCCCATTTCTTGTTACTACCGCTTTCGCATTTGTTTTTCTCCTCTTTTTTCTCGGGTATTATCGATTTGATGAAAATTTTGAACCCGTAAGAGAGATTTTTCGCCTTATTTTTGCGACATTTCTTTGGGGAATGCTCATTGTTGCCTGGTATGCGCTCTTTCGCCACGAACTTATTTTTTCTCGGGTCATGCTCTTTCAGGCAATGATATTTTCTGTTCTTTTTACTTTTTTTTCTCGAACTTTCTTGAGATGGCTTCAGATGATCTTTTGGAAAGCCGGAAAAAATCACAAAAAAATAATTCTTTTTGGCAATTCTCAGAGTGTCGCCACCATAAAATCTATTCTGCAAAAATTTCCGCAATTTGAAATTGTGGAGGAATTTTCAGAAAAAGAAATTCACGAACTTTCAAAAGGTCATTATGAAGCGGATGAACTCTGGAGATGTGAACCAAAAACTTCTGAAAACACTGCGCGAATATTGCAAGAAATATGTACAGAAAAACATCTCTTTTTTCGATTTGTTCCACAGGAAAATAACATGGCGTTTGCGCGCCTTGAAATTTCACTTTTTGGAAAAACGCCTCTTATTCTTGCGGTTCCTGCTCTGCCAAGAGTAGGGGACAGAGTCGGAAAGAGGATTTTTGATATTCTGGCGTCTCTTATCTTGGTTCTGCTGCTCAGCCCTATATTTCTTCTCGTGTCATTTCTTATTTTTGTGACATCGCGCGGCCCAATTTTTTATAAGAGCAAAAGAATTGGAGCTTATGGAAAATCGTTTATCATGTGGAAATTTCGGTCAATGTATCCGAATGCGGATAAATTTAAAAAGCATCTTTCTTCAAAAAATCATCGTGATGGTCCACTTTTTAAAGTAAAAAATGATCCGCGCATTACTCCAATTGGACGTTTTCTTCGCCGAATTTCGTTTGACGAACTCCCCAATCTCATGAATGTTCTTCGAGGAGATATGTCACTTGTGGGACCACGGCCTCATCTTCCTGAGGAAGTGGAAAAGTATGAGGTTTCGCACAAAAGAGTTCTCATGATGAAGCCTGGAGTAACAGGACTTTCTCAGATTTCAGGAAGGTCAGATCTTCCTTTTGCTGAAGAAATACGTCTTGATATTTACTACTTAGAAAATTGGAGTTTTTGGCTTGATATCAAAATTTTACTAAAGACAGTGCTCGTCGTTTTGTCGAGGAAAGGAGCAGATTGA
- a CDS encoding ComF family protein, whose translation MSFFFPPECLQCGKEDFWICKECLNKIILEKSPPPYHLEYFEKVFVCSGWENMLIQSAVKKIKFEFATGILDDVQPLFEKRIREWDIQKDAIFVPVPLHFLRKNERGFNQSALLAKIFSEIFCGEIKVYELIKRTRNTPHQSHLSKEDRKENIASAFLLNTKIAQKISPLTPIILVDDVLTTGNTMMECAKVLKSHGYEKIWGMVVAHGK comes from the coding sequence ATGTCTTTCTTTTTTCCTCCTGAATGTCTCCAATGCGGAAAAGAAGATTTTTGGATTTGCAAAGAGTGTCTCAACAAAATAATTCTTGAAAAATCGCCACCGCCATACCATCTTGAGTATTTCGAAAAAGTGTTTGTTTGTAGCGGATGGGAAAATATGCTGATTCAATCGGCGGTGAAAAAAATAAAATTTGAATTCGCGACTGGAATTCTTGATGATGTGCAACCACTTTTTGAAAAACGCATACGTGAGTGGGACATCCAAAAAGATGCGATTTTTGTGCCTGTTCCTCTTCATTTTCTTCGGAAAAATGAACGTGGATTTAATCAGAGTGCACTTCTTGCCAAAATTTTTTCTGAAATTTTTTGTGGGGAAATAAAAGTATACGAACTCATAAAACGCACTCGAAATACACCGCATCAATCACATCTTTCGAAAGAAGATCGAAAAGAAAATATTGCAAGTGCCTTTTTATTAAACACAAAAATTGCACAGAAAATTAGTCCACTCACACCGATCATTCTCGTCGATGATGTCCTCACCACAGGAAACACCATGATGGAATGTGCGAAAGTTCTCAAATCGCATGGATATGAGAAAATTTGGGGAATGGTCGTAGCACACGGGAAGTAG
- the gyrB gene encoding DNA topoisomerase (ATP-hydrolyzing) subunit B produces the protein MPPKSTYSAESIQVLEGLEAVRKRPGMYIGSTDVRGLHHLLWEIVDNAIDEAMAGFCTKIDITLQKDGGYRVLDNGRGIPVDMHSKTKKSALETVMTVLHAGGKFGGGEYKVSGGLHGVGASVVNALSVKTVAHVHRDGKIWHQEYKRGKVLADVKEIGKSNFIGTEILFYPDPEIFETLDMELEAIYTRMRQQAYLTKGVEISVLDERTDPHSRYRFLFEGGVSSYVQHLNVNRNPISSVISVEAESEGCEVEIAFQYTESFTEHVISFANNIHTVEGGTHLTGFRAALTRSINTYARDKLLLKEKEDNLTADDVREGLTAIVSVKLADPQFEGQTKAKLGNSEVRPIVESVFAEKFMEYLDAHPNEAKGVVGKCALAARARIAARAARDTVIRKGALEGIMLPGKLADCSSRNAEESEIFIVEGDSAGGSAKQGRNRHFQAILPLRGKILNVEQARMDRMLANNEVKNLIIALGTSIGESFDREKLRYHKIVIMTDADVDGAHIRTLILTLFYRYFKDLIDGGYLYIAQPPLFKISKGKDIRYAYSDTEKDKHIKALGGDIALAEESEEEEILEEGEEANANQKKNVKIAIQRYKGLGEMNPEQLWETTMNPESRTMLKVVMEDAEKADAVFETLMGSEVAPRRKFIQNRAKQVKNLDI, from the coding sequence ATGCCACCAAAATCGACGTATTCTGCGGAAAGTATTCAAGTCCTCGAAGGACTTGAAGCTGTTCGAAAAAGACCTGGAATGTATATCGGCTCAACTGACGTAAGAGGGCTTCATCATCTCCTCTGGGAAATAGTTGATAATGCGATTGATGAGGCAATGGCTGGATTTTGCACAAAAATTGATATTACCCTCCAAAAAGATGGCGGATATCGGGTTCTTGACAATGGTCGAGGAATTCCCGTGGATATGCACTCAAAAACCAAGAAGTCTGCATTAGAAACGGTAATGACTGTCCTTCATGCCGGCGGAAAGTTTGGTGGCGGTGAGTACAAGGTATCGGGAGGACTCCATGGGGTTGGAGCATCCGTTGTAAATGCGCTTTCTGTGAAAACAGTTGCTCATGTCCACCGCGACGGAAAGATTTGGCATCAAGAATATAAACGCGGAAAGGTTTTGGCAGATGTCAAAGAGATAGGAAAATCGAATTTTATAGGAACAGAAATTCTCTTTTATCCAGATCCCGAAATCTTTGAAACACTCGATATGGAGCTTGAGGCGATATACACACGAATGCGCCAACAAGCATATCTCACCAAAGGAGTGGAAATTTCTGTGCTGGATGAAAGAACGGACCCACACAGTCGATACCGATTTCTTTTTGAAGGAGGAGTTTCATCGTATGTGCAACACCTCAATGTGAATCGAAATCCCATCAGTTCCGTGATATCTGTCGAAGCAGAGAGTGAGGGATGCGAAGTAGAAATTGCTTTTCAGTATACAGAAAGTTTCACGGAACATGTTATTTCGTTTGCGAATAATATCCATACTGTTGAAGGAGGCACTCATCTTACCGGGTTTCGTGCGGCGCTTACGAGAAGTATCAACACGTACGCTCGAGATAAACTCCTTTTAAAAGAAAAGGAAGATAATCTCACCGCCGATGATGTCCGGGAAGGTCTTACTGCAATTGTTTCCGTGAAACTTGCAGACCCGCAATTTGAAGGACAAACGAAAGCAAAACTTGGAAATTCTGAAGTGAGGCCAATTGTAGAAAGTGTCTTTGCCGAAAAATTTATGGAATATCTCGATGCTCATCCCAATGAAGCAAAGGGTGTTGTCGGAAAGTGTGCTCTTGCTGCCAGAGCGAGAATTGCTGCACGCGCTGCGAGAGATACGGTCATTCGAAAAGGAGCACTCGAGGGGATTATGCTTCCGGGAAAACTCGCGGATTGCTCATCACGAAATGCAGAAGAAAGTGAGATCTTTATCGTCGAGGGAGATAGTGCCGGCGGTTCTGCAAAACAGGGAAGAAATCGGCATTTCCAGGCAATATTGCCGCTCAGAGGCAAAATTCTCAATGTGGAGCAGGCTCGAATGGATCGCATGCTCGCAAATAATGAAGTGAAAAACTTAATTATTGCCCTCGGAACGAGCATTGGAGAGAGTTTTGATAGAGAAAAACTTCGGTATCATAAAATTGTCATTATGACCGATGCAGATGTGGATGGAGCGCATATTCGCACGCTTATTTTGACGCTTTTTTATCGATATTTTAAGGACCTTATTGATGGAGGATATTTGTATATTGCTCAACCTCCACTATTTAAAATTTCAAAAGGGAAAGATATTCGATATGCATACAGCGATACTGAAAAGGATAAACACATTAAGGCGCTTGGAGGAGATATTGCACTTGCTGAGGAATCCGAAGAAGAGGAAATCCTCGAAGAAGGAGAGGAAGCAAATGCCAATCAAAAGAAAAACGTGAAAATTGCAATTCAGAGGTACAAAGGACTTGGAGAAATGAATCCCGAACAGCTCTGGGAAACGACAATGAACCCAGAATCTCGCACAATGCTCAAGGTGGTCATGGAAGATGCAGAAAAGGCTGATGCTGTCTTTGAAACGCTCATGGGGTCTGAAGTCGCTCCGAGAAGAAAATTTATCCAAAATAGAGCGAAGCAGGTGAAGAATTTGGATATTTAG